The Leucobacter sp. UCMA 4100 genome window below encodes:
- the ilvC gene encoding ketol-acid reductoisomerase, translating to MAEIYYDNDADLSIIQGKKVAVVGYGSQGHAHAMNLRDSGVEVTIALKDGSKSRQKAEEAGFTVMNVADAAAWADLIMILAPDQHQRHIYTESIKDQLTPGKTLAFAHGFNIRYGYIDAPEGVDVILVAPKAPGHTVRREFVAGRGIPDIIAVEVDATGNAWETAKSYAKAIGGTRAGVIKTTFTEETESDLFGEQAVLCGGTSQLVQYGFETLVEAGYQPEIAYFEVLHELKLIVDLMWEGGIAKQRWSVSDTAEYGDYVSGPRVIDPSVKENMKAVLADIQSGAFATRFIEDQNNGAPEFLELRKKAEAHTIETTGRELRGLFSWQDQDEDYVEGSAAR from the coding sequence GTGGCTGAGATTTATTACGACAACGATGCCGATCTGTCGATCATTCAGGGTAAGAAGGTAGCCGTCGTCGGTTACGGCTCGCAGGGTCACGCTCACGCGATGAACCTTCGCGATTCGGGCGTTGAAGTTACCATTGCGCTCAAAGACGGATCAAAGTCGCGCCAGAAGGCCGAAGAGGCAGGCTTCACCGTCATGAACGTCGCCGACGCAGCAGCGTGGGCCGACCTCATCATGATTCTTGCGCCTGACCAGCACCAGCGTCACATCTACACCGAGTCGATCAAAGACCAGCTGACGCCGGGCAAGACCCTCGCATTCGCACACGGTTTCAACATTCGCTACGGCTACATTGACGCTCCCGAGGGCGTTGACGTCATTCTCGTGGCTCCGAAGGCTCCGGGCCACACCGTTCGCCGCGAGTTCGTCGCAGGCCGTGGCATTCCCGACATCATCGCGGTTGAGGTTGACGCAACCGGCAACGCCTGGGAGACCGCAAAGTCATACGCAAAGGCCATTGGCGGCACCCGCGCTGGCGTTATCAAGACCACCTTCACCGAAGAGACCGAGTCAGACCTCTTCGGCGAGCAGGCAGTGCTGTGCGGTGGCACCTCACAGCTCGTGCAGTACGGCTTTGAGACCCTCGTTGAGGCCGGCTACCAGCCCGAGATCGCGTACTTTGAGGTACTTCACGAGCTGAAGCTCATCGTTGACCTCATGTGGGAGGGCGGCATCGCCAAGCAGCGCTGGTCAGTTTCAGACACCGCTGAGTACGGCGACTACGTATCGGGCCCCCGCGTCATCGACCCGAGCGTCAAGGAGAACATGAAGGCCGTTCTCGCAGACATCCAGAGCGGCGCATTTGCGACCCGCTTCATCGAAGACCAGAACAACGGTGCTCCCGAGTTCCTCGAGCTTCGCAAGAAGGCAGAGGCCCACACGATCGAGACCACCGGTCGCGAGCTGCGCGGTCTCTTCTCGTGGCAGGACCAGGACGAAGATTACGTTGAGGGTAGCGCTGCGCGCTAG
- the ilvN gene encoding acetolactate synthase small subunit — MARHVLSLLVEDKPGLLTRVAGLFARRAFNIESLAVGPTEVPGLSRITVVVDQDEVLLEQITKQLNKLVEVIKVVELDPESSVQREHMLIKVRVDNQSRSQVLEAVTLFRARVVDVVPDALVIEVTGDSGKVGAFLNVLEPFGVKEIAQSGLIAIGRGAKSISERVFK, encoded by the coding sequence ATGGCTCGACACGTATTGAGTCTTCTTGTTGAAGATAAGCCAGGCCTCCTCACCCGAGTTGCGGGCCTGTTCGCACGCCGTGCGTTTAACATTGAATCTCTCGCGGTAGGCCCCACCGAGGTGCCGGGTCTGTCGCGAATTACCGTCGTCGTCGATCAGGACGAAGTCCTGCTCGAACAGATCACGAAGCAGCTGAACAAGCTCGTAGAGGTGATCAAGGTTGTTGAGCTCGATCCCGAAAGCTCGGTACAACGCGAACACATGCTCATCAAGGTTCGCGTTGACAACCAAAGCCGCTCACAAGTACTCGAAGCAGTAACCCTGTTCCGTGCTCGGGTGGTCGACGTCGTACCCGATGCACTCGTCATTGAGGTGACGGGTGACTCTGGCAAGGTCGGCGCGTTCTTGAACGTGCTCGAACCATTCGGAGTGAAAGAAATCGCACAGTCTGGGCTCATCGCAATCGGGCGTGGCGCAAAATCGATTAGCGAACGAGTATTTAAGTAA
- a CDS encoding EamA family transporter, translated as MGQVHRASTIRAVLLLVLGATVTQFSSIIAMQLFDDLGVLGTSGLRMALAAVVLLLVFRPKVRGRTMAEWLPIVAFGASMAAGNICIYFAIDRIPLGVATTIDFLGPCIVALFASRSVMEGVLALVAFAGVVLIAGFGGPFDTLGLLFAGGAGLSFGLYTLLAVRVGKSIGGVSDVALAVLAAAVLTLPFSVPAGIAAEPGQWLMLLGSAILGTAIPYSVDTLAGKLTSARIVGVLFAFDPVVGTILGLLVLGQVISASALVGMLLVILAGAGIVWFSGKGAESPEAFVEG; from the coding sequence ATGGGGCAGGTGCATCGTGCGAGCACGATTCGGGCGGTTTTACTGCTGGTTTTGGGTGCGACCGTAACGCAGTTCTCGTCGATTATTGCGATGCAGCTGTTTGATGATCTTGGTGTGCTTGGAACGAGCGGGCTCCGCATGGCGCTTGCTGCGGTTGTCTTATTGCTCGTCTTTCGGCCCAAGGTGCGTGGCCGTACGATGGCCGAGTGGCTTCCCATTGTCGCCTTTGGCGCTTCGATGGCGGCCGGCAACATTTGTATCTACTTTGCGATCGACCGCATTCCTCTCGGCGTTGCAACGACGATCGATTTTCTCGGCCCCTGCATCGTTGCGCTCTTTGCTTCGCGGAGTGTGATGGAAGGTGTGCTCGCACTGGTCGCCTTTGCGGGGGTCGTGCTCATCGCCGGTTTTGGTGGCCCCTTCGACACGCTCGGCCTGCTCTTCGCTGGTGGGGCTGGGTTGAGCTTCGGGCTCTATACCTTGCTCGCCGTGCGCGTTGGCAAGAGCATCGGTGGGGTCTCAGACGTTGCGCTAGCGGTGCTCGCGGCAGCGGTTCTCACGCTTCCTTTTTCGGTTCCCGCCGGTATCGCGGCTGAACCAGGTCAGTGGCTTATGCTGCTCGGTTCGGCCATTCTCGGCACAGCGATCCCGTACTCGGTCGACACGTTGGCGGGCAAGCTCACGTCGGCGCGCATTGTCGGGGTGCTCTTTGCGTTTGACCCGGTGGTTGGCACGATTCTTGGACTGCTCGTGCTGGGACAGGTGATCTCGGCGAGTGCCCTCGTAGGCATGCTGCTCGTGATTCTCGCTGGCGCTGGTATCGTTTGGTTCTCGGGTAAGGGTGCTGAATCGCCCGAGGCCTTCGTCGAAGGCTGA